A window of Cryptomeria japonica chromosome 3, Sugi_1.0, whole genome shotgun sequence contains these coding sequences:
- the LOC131873901 gene encoding uncharacterized protein LOC131873901 has protein sequence MEGLSTCIERMVPDVEERDLIVSELQNYEGGRGKLFSSELARRGRTTQTPDAWWQNWGGNTPHLKKFALRVLCQPCSSSNCERNWSLFEAIHTKKRSKLAQKRLNDLVYVQYNLRLRVKKVEELEGGPIDLDDIDPYSDWTSQEQPPLFSDTDITDLER, from the exons atggagggcctcagtacatgcattgagaggatggtacctgatgttgaggagagagacctcattgtgagtgagctccaaaattatgagggaggaaggggtaagctattctcttcagagctggctaggagaggaagaaccactcaaaccccag atgcttggtggcaaaattggggtggaaacaccccacatctcaaaaaatttgccctcagagtcttatgtcagccttgcagttcatccaattgtgagcgcaattggagcttgtttgaagcaatccacacgaagaagaggagcaagttagcgcaaaaacggctcaatgaccttgtttacgtgcaatataatcttcgattgcgcgtaaagaaggtagaggaactagaaggtggtccaattgacttggatgatatagatccttacagtgattggacatcacaggagcaacctccattgttttccgacactgacatcactgatttggagaggtag